The proteins below come from a single Dermatophilaceae bacterium Soc4.6 genomic window:
- a CDS encoding chemotaxis response regulator protein-glutamate methylesterase: MPPIRVLVVDDSVVIRRLVTDVLSGDPDIEVVGTAANGRIALSKVEALMPDAITLDIEMPIMDGIETVRALRRAGRRMPVIMFSTLTERGASATLDALDAGASDYVTKPANVGSVTESLAQVRSSLVPKIKALCAARRPPVVARRPPPVARVATVATVATRGIGGIGGTGGTGTTGKAPGTTAAPPRASSWSPGPGPGPRLAPPRRASSPYRVLAVGCSTGGPDALRTLLAGLPADLGVPVVVVQHMPPVFTAQFAARLDRALPLTVVEATAGLVLRPGHVYLAPGDFHLRITPAAGGGRTELDRGAPENFCRPAVDLLFRSVVATYGRDVLAAVLTGMGQDGRRGAIDIVAAGGSVLAQDEASSVVWGMPGAVTNDGSAEEVLPIGLLGQTLARRLTRSAAPVGSRVGR; this comes from the coding sequence GTGCCCCCGATCCGCGTACTGGTCGTCGACGACTCGGTCGTGATCCGTCGGCTCGTCACCGACGTCCTGTCCGGAGACCCCGACATCGAGGTCGTCGGCACCGCGGCCAACGGGCGGATCGCGCTGAGCAAGGTCGAGGCCCTGATGCCCGATGCCATCACCCTCGACATCGAGATGCCCATCATGGACGGCATCGAGACCGTCCGGGCGCTGCGTCGAGCGGGCCGGCGGATGCCGGTCATCATGTTCAGCACCCTCACCGAGCGAGGCGCCTCCGCCACCCTCGACGCCCTGGACGCGGGGGCCAGCGACTACGTCACCAAGCCGGCCAACGTCGGCAGCGTCACCGAGTCGCTGGCCCAGGTCCGCAGCTCACTCGTGCCCAAGATCAAGGCCCTCTGCGCGGCCCGCCGACCGCCCGTCGTCGCCCGCCGACCGCCTCCGGTTGCCAGGGTCGCGACGGTCGCCACCGTTGCCACCCGCGGGATCGGCGGGATCGGGGGGACTGGCGGAACCGGCACCACCGGCAAGGCACCGGGCACCACGGCCGCTCCCCCCCGGGCATCGTCGTGGAGTCCGGGACCGGGACCTGGGCCGAGGCTCGCGCCGCCACGCAGAGCGAGCTCTCCCTACCGCGTGCTGGCCGTGGGGTGCTCCACCGGAGGGCCGGACGCCCTGCGCACGCTGCTCGCGGGCCTGCCCGCCGACCTGGGCGTGCCCGTGGTCGTCGTGCAGCACATGCCGCCCGTCTTCACGGCCCAGTTCGCCGCCCGGCTCGACCGGGCGCTGCCCCTGACGGTCGTCGAGGCGACTGCGGGGCTGGTGCTGCGGCCCGGCCACGTCTACCTCGCGCCCGGTGACTTCCACCTGCGCATCACCCCCGCTGCGGGAGGCGGGCGCACCGAGCTCGACCGGGGGGCGCCGGAGAACTTCTGCCGGCCGGCGGTTGACCTGTTGTTCCGCTCCGTCGTCGCAACCTACGGACGCGACGTGCTCGCAGCCGTCCTCACCGGCATGGGCCAGGACGGCCGGCGGGGGGCGATCGACATCGTCGCCGCCGGAGGCAGCGTGCTGGCGCAGGACGAGGCGTCCTCGGTCGTGTGGGGGATGCCCGGGGCCGTGACGAACGATGGGTCGGCCGAGGAGGTGCTCCCGATCGGGCTGTTGGGCCAGACCCTGGCCCGCCGCCTGACGCGCTCGGCCGCCCCCGTCGGCAGCCGGGTCGGACGCTGA
- a CDS encoding protein-glutamate O-methyltransferase CheR, whose protein sequence is MALPPDLFHFVSDLVRQEAGIVLEDGKEYLVESRLLPLARLSGLASTADYIAALRTRPTLEGRRAVVDALTTNETFWFRDQEPFEALTRVVIPEVVGRPTPRRTLRIWSAACSSGQEAYSIAMLMTEHLLPLDWSVEIVATDISPTMLERTRTGTYSQLEVARGLPDAMLLKHFRRVGTQWQVDDHLRSMVTVAPLNLTQPFPARPAFDIVFLRNVLIYFDAPTKARIMRQVRQCLTPGGYMFLGAAETTLGIDDAWERVPLGRFTLNRAPGGPRPPAAPSLAAPAASVMTLARNR, encoded by the coding sequence ATGGCCCTGCCCCCTGACCTGTTCCACTTCGTCAGCGATCTCGTGCGGCAGGAGGCCGGCATCGTGCTCGAGGACGGCAAGGAGTACCTCGTCGAGTCACGGCTGCTCCCCCTGGCCCGCCTGTCCGGCCTCGCCTCGACGGCCGACTACATCGCGGCCCTGCGCACCCGCCCGACGCTCGAGGGGCGACGCGCGGTCGTCGACGCCCTCACCACCAACGAGACGTTCTGGTTTCGCGACCAGGAACCCTTCGAGGCCCTGACCCGCGTCGTCATCCCCGAGGTGGTCGGACGGCCCACCCCCCGACGCACGCTGCGGATCTGGTCCGCCGCCTGCTCGAGCGGGCAGGAGGCCTACTCGATCGCGATGCTCATGACCGAGCACCTGCTGCCCCTCGACTGGAGCGTCGAGATCGTCGCCACCGACATCTCCCCCACGATGCTCGAGCGGACCAGGACCGGGACCTACTCGCAGCTGGAGGTGGCCCGCGGTCTGCCCGACGCCATGCTGCTCAAGCACTTCCGTCGAGTCGGCACCCAGTGGCAGGTCGACGACCACCTGCGCTCGATGGTGACCGTGGCCCCACTCAACCTGACCCAGCCCTTCCCCGCCCGACCGGCGTTCGACATCGTCTTCCTGCGCAACGTCCTGATCTACTTCGACGCGCCGACCAAGGCGCGGATCATGCGTCAGGTGCGTCAGTGCCTCACACCCGGGGGATACATGTTCCTCGGTGCCGCAGAGACGACGCTGGGGATCGACGACGCCTGGGAGCGCGTGCCCCTGGGCCGTTTCACCCTCAACCGGGCGCCCGGTGGCCCCAGGCCACCGGCCGCCCCCTCCCTCGCGGCACCCGCCGCATCTGTGATGACCCTTGCCAGGAACAGGTGA
- a CDS encoding response regulator has translation MRALVIDDSRVMRTLLTRHLKTAGFEVLQAEDGQKALDVLESVGGDLPDLCTIDWNMPVMDGLTFVQTVRKRPQWRGITLMMVTTESEHSQLVRALAAGAHEYLMKPFPPEAFIEKLDILGLNPSGCVA, from the coding sequence ATGCGTGCTTTGGTGATCGATGACTCGCGCGTCATGCGCACCCTCCTGACGCGGCACCTGAAGACGGCCGGCTTCGAGGTGCTGCAGGCCGAGGACGGCCAGAAGGCGCTCGACGTGCTCGAGTCGGTGGGGGGTGACCTGCCCGACCTGTGCACCATCGACTGGAACATGCCGGTGATGGACGGCCTGACCTTCGTGCAGACGGTGCGCAAGCGCCCGCAGTGGCGTGGTATCACGCTGATGATGGTCACGACCGAGAGCGAGCACAGCCAGCTGGTGCGGGCGCTCGCCGCGGGTGCGCACGAGTACCTCATGAAGCCGTTTCCCCCGGAGGCCTTCATCGAGAAGCTCGACATCCTGGGCCTCAACCCCTCTGGGTGTGTCGCATGA
- a CDS encoding chemotaxis protein CheX encodes MSTSTEAVVASTYLRGEVSADDIVAITTDVWACFLGEEVYRVPESTPGLDDESVLASVGITGTWGGHVLLELPLAGAETAARRMLDVESVTENEIVDALEELSNMVGGNVKSLLPTPCHLGLPMVVQGAVAHTPGSDTVQVCRAFLGWADSTVRVSVWAKNHRERNG; translated from the coding sequence ATGAGCACCTCCACCGAGGCGGTGGTCGCGTCCACCTACCTCCGCGGGGAGGTGAGCGCCGACGACATCGTGGCCATCACGACCGACGTGTGGGCCTGCTTCCTCGGCGAGGAGGTCTACCGCGTCCCCGAGAGCACCCCGGGTCTCGACGACGAGTCGGTCCTGGCGTCGGTCGGCATCACCGGCACCTGGGGTGGTCACGTGCTGCTCGAGCTGCCCCTGGCCGGTGCCGAGACCGCAGCCAGGCGGATGCTCGACGTCGAGTCGGTCACGGAGAACGAGATCGTGGACGCCCTCGAAGAGCTGAGCAACATGGTCGGCGGCAACGTCAAGAGCCTGCTGCCGACCCCCTGCCACCTCGGGCTGCCGATGGTCGTGCAGGGCGCCGTCGCCCACACCCCCGGCAGCGACACCGTCCAGGTCTGCCGGGCCTTCCTCGGCTGGGCCGACTCCACGGTGCGCGTCAGCGTCTGGGCCAAGAACCACCGCGAACGGAACGGATAG
- a CDS encoding response regulator produces the protein MKILIVDDSRVMRQIVTRTLRQAGFAGHEVVEADNGENGLAAVIEHSPQLVLSDWNMPEMSGIDMLETLRSRGLDVPLCFVTSEGSPEMISRAEAAGAMFVITKPFTPESFREKLEGVLGA, from the coding sequence ATGAAGATCCTCATCGTCGACGACAGTCGCGTCATGCGACAGATCGTCACTCGCACCCTTCGGCAGGCCGGCTTCGCCGGCCACGAGGTCGTCGAGGCCGACAACGGCGAGAACGGGCTCGCGGCCGTCATCGAGCACTCGCCACAGCTCGTGCTCTCGGACTGGAACATGCCCGAGATGAGCGGCATCGACATGCTCGAGACCCTGCGCAGCCGGGGCCTCGACGTGCCCCTGTGCTTCGTGACCTCGGAGGGCTCGCCCGAGATGATCAGCCGGGCCGAGGCCGCGGGCGCGATGTTCGTCATCACGAAGCCGTTCACTCCGGAGAGCTTCCGCGAGAAGCTCGAAGGGGTGCTGGGCGCATGA
- a CDS encoding methyl-accepting chemotaxis protein, translating into MESHIHLYAILIFVALYQQWTPLVWAVAVVLVHHGVLGLLQPARVFGMPMDTGAALVMVGVHAGLATLEVVGILVFWHFAEMAEHEVEAIAEAAREGVEERDRAEQLAAEDERVAERGRATEAQERAHRIGLAAAEVAADARLVVEAVTAVDAELSNLTHAVRDIAQRSGQAASIAASGQGAAVSATARMHELQQSVTEISEVNAIIAQLAGQTNLLSLNATIEAARAGEMGKGFAVVANEVKQLATETAHSASKVTVVINAITGQTQAAASSFAVTSDVVREINDVQIAILAGLEEQSRVLSEVTRQLASASDATRGILTGLDRLTGQV; encoded by the coding sequence ATGGAGTCGCACATCCACCTCTACGCGATCCTGATCTTCGTCGCGCTCTATCAGCAGTGGACACCGTTGGTGTGGGCGGTGGCGGTGGTGCTGGTGCACCATGGCGTGCTCGGCCTGCTGCAGCCCGCACGGGTGTTCGGGATGCCGATGGACACCGGCGCGGCCCTGGTCATGGTGGGCGTCCACGCGGGCCTCGCCACCCTGGAGGTGGTCGGCATCCTGGTGTTCTGGCACTTCGCCGAGATGGCCGAGCACGAGGTGGAGGCGATCGCTGAGGCCGCCCGTGAGGGGGTCGAGGAACGCGATCGTGCCGAACAGCTCGCGGCCGAGGACGAGAGGGTCGCCGAGCGAGGCCGCGCCACCGAGGCTCAGGAGCGCGCGCACCGGATCGGCCTGGCCGCTGCCGAGGTCGCCGCCGACGCCCGTCTGGTCGTCGAGGCGGTCACCGCGGTCGACGCCGAGCTCAGCAACCTCACGCACGCCGTCCGCGACATCGCCCAGCGCTCTGGCCAGGCCGCCTCGATCGCGGCGTCCGGGCAGGGCGCCGCCGTCTCGGCCACGGCCCGGATGCACGAGCTGCAGCAGTCGGTCACCGAGATCTCCGAGGTCAACGCGATCATCGCCCAGCTGGCCGGGCAGACCAACCTGTTGTCGCTCAACGCCACCATCGAGGCGGCTCGCGCCGGCGAGATGGGGAAGGGCTTCGCGGTGGTGGCCAACGAGGTCAAGCAGCTCGCGACCGAGACGGCGCACTCGGCCAGCAAGGTCACCGTGGTGATCAACGCGATCACGGGTCAGACGCAGGCCGCTGCGAGCAGCTTCGCGGTGACCTCGGACGTGGTCCGCGAGATCAACGACGTGCAGATCGCCATCCTCGCCGGCCTCGAGGAGCAGTCCAGGGTCCTCAGCGAGGTCACCCGTCAGCTGGCCAGCGCCTCCGACGCCACCCGCGGCATCCTGACCGGCCTGGACCGGCTCACCGGCCAGGTCTGA
- a CDS encoding DEAD/DEAH box helicase, with protein MPSITSFADLGVPTPLVTALAQGGITEAFPIQSATLPDSLAGRDVLGRGRTGSGKTVAFALPTMAMLAKTGRPREAGKPRALVLAPTRELVNQIAETFAPLAASMGLRVMTIFGGVGQNPQVSALRRGVDVVIATPGRLEDLIQQGHCRLGQVEITVLDEADHMADLGFLPAVKRLLDATPSDAQRLLFSATLDGAIDQLVKRYLHNPVTHSVDSAASPVPAMTHHLFNVTRDAKPAVVRGLLAGQGRTLAFTRTKHGAKRLAKELTASGIPAVDLHGNLSQAARQRNLASFGEGTTRVLVATDIAARGIHVDDVTLVVHVDPPTEHKAYLHRSGRTARAGAEGVVVTVSTPDERADVRQMMRKAGINPKAADVGAGHPAIGELSGPAAELVTPPPVTAQPQRSAGGGGRSGAGRGRGAQGGGAQGARRPSAGGTSGRSGGSGRGGSSRGSGSPSTYSTSTPGSGGAQSPRPAGGGGGRGGGAAASGSTGGAAGFSSRPRRGR; from the coding sequence GTGCCCAGCATCACCTCGTTCGCCGATCTCGGCGTGCCCACCCCCCTCGTCACCGCCCTCGCCCAGGGCGGCATCACCGAGGCGTTCCCCATCCAGTCGGCCACGCTGCCCGACTCCCTCGCCGGCCGCGACGTGCTCGGCCGCGGGCGCACCGGCAGCGGCAAGACCGTCGCCTTCGCGCTGCCGACCATGGCGATGCTGGCCAAGACCGGCCGTCCCCGCGAGGCCGGCAAGCCGCGGGCCCTCGTGCTCGCCCCGACCCGCGAGCTGGTCAACCAGATCGCCGAGACCTTCGCTCCGCTCGCCGCCTCCATGGGCCTGCGCGTGATGACGATCTTCGGTGGCGTGGGGCAGAACCCGCAGGTCTCCGCCCTGCGTCGCGGCGTCGACGTCGTCATCGCCACCCCCGGTCGGCTCGAGGACCTCATCCAGCAGGGCCACTGCCGCCTGGGTCAGGTCGAGATCACGGTGCTCGACGAGGCCGACCACATGGCCGACCTCGGCTTCCTGCCAGCGGTCAAGCGCCTGCTCGACGCGACGCCGTCCGACGCGCAGCGGCTGCTCTTCTCGGCCACGCTCGACGGAGCCATCGACCAGCTGGTCAAGCGCTACCTGCACAACCCCGTGACGCACTCGGTCGACAGCGCCGCCTCGCCGGTGCCGGCCATGACCCACCACCTCTTCAACGTCACCCGCGACGCCAAGCCCGCCGTCGTGCGCGGTCTGCTCGCTGGCCAGGGCCGCACGCTCGCCTTCACCCGCACCAAGCACGGCGCCAAGCGACTGGCCAAGGAGCTGACGGCATCCGGCATCCCTGCCGTCGACCTGCACGGCAACCTGTCGCAGGCCGCCCGTCAGCGCAACCTCGCCTCCTTCGGTGAGGGCACGACGCGAGTGCTCGTCGCCACCGACATCGCCGCCCGCGGCATCCACGTCGACGACGTGACGCTCGTCGTGCACGTCGATCCCCCCACCGAGCACAAGGCCTACCTCCACCGCTCGGGCCGTACGGCGCGCGCCGGTGCCGAGGGCGTCGTCGTCACCGTCAGCACGCCCGACGAGCGCGCCGACGTGCGCCAGATGATGCGCAAGGCCGGCATCAACCCCAAGGCGGCCGACGTGGGCGCCGGCCACCCGGCCATCGGTGAGCTGTCCGGCCCCGCGGCCGAGCTCGTCACACCCCCGCCAGTCACCGCGCAGCCGCAGCGCAGCGCCGGTGGTGGCGGTCGCAGCGGCGCCGGACGCGGCCGCGGGGCACAGGGCGGTGGCGCCCAGGGTGCTCGTCGTCCGAGCGCCGGTGGCACCTCGGGTCGCAGCGGCGGCTCCGGACGTGGCGGATCCTCGCGTGGCTCCGGCTCGCCGTCGACCTACAGCACCTCGACCCCGGGCAGTGGCGGCGCGCAGTCGCCCCGCCCCGCCGGTGGTGGCGGCGGTCGCGGCGGTGGCGCCGCGGCTTCCGGCTCGACCGGTGGCGCTGCCGGCTTCTCGTCGCGTCCTCGTCGCGGTCGCTGA
- a CDS encoding VOC family protein, giving the protein MTSDPGPDLDALSATRAELRATHLRPTGERPASTARGLHHTALVSSDVETTIAFYQGVLGFPLTELIENRDYPGSSHFFFDIGNSNLLAFFDFPGLDVGPYAEVLGGLHHCAISVDPALWAQLVERLEEAGVEHEVHSGVSVYFRDPDGARIELIADPLGEMYGEQVL; this is encoded by the coding sequence ATGACCTCCGACCCCGGCCCCGACCTCGACGCCCTCTCCGCCACCCGCGCCGAGCTGCGGGCCACGCACCTGCGCCCCACCGGCGAGCGACCGGCCTCGACCGCGCGCGGCCTGCACCACACGGCCCTGGTCAGCAGCGACGTCGAGACCACGATCGCCTTCTACCAGGGGGTGCTCGGCTTCCCCCTGACCGAGCTCATCGAGAACCGCGACTACCCCGGCTCGTCGCACTTCTTCTTCGACATCGGCAACAGCAACCTGCTGGCCTTCTTCGACTTCCCCGGTCTCGACGTCGGGCCGTACGCCGAGGTGCTGGGCGGTCTGCACCACTGCGCCATCTCGGTCGACCCGGCTCTGTGGGCGCAGCTGGTCGAGCGGCTGGAGGAGGCCGGCGTGGAGCACGAGGTGCACTCGGGGGTCTCGGTCTACTTCCGCGACCCCGACGGCGCCCGGATCGAGCTCATCGCCGACCCGCTGGGGGAGATGTACGGCGAGCAGGTGCTCTGA
- a CDS encoding organic hydroperoxide resistance protein has translation MAVVPLALLGPDPAATRAARGNDGSTVLVGPDMTNTPEKIVYTAHATTIGGRQGTAKTDDGILDLTLTAPTEMGGPGTGTNPEALFAAGYGACFTGAMGLAGKELGVETKGAQVRTHVGFGPEGESYSIIVDIEAIIPGVDLAKGQELLERTHQLCPYSKATRGNVPVTVKAVESF, from the coding sequence GTGGCCGTGGTCCCCCTCGCCCTGCTGGGCCCTGACCCGGCGGCGACGCGGGCGGCTCGTGGGAATGACGGCAGCACGGTGCTCGTTGGCCCGGACATGACTAATACCCCCGAGAAGATCGTCTACACCGCGCACGCCACCACCATCGGTGGTCGTCAGGGCACCGCCAAGACCGACGACGGCATCCTCGACCTCACGCTGACCGCGCCGACCGAGATGGGTGGCCCGGGCACCGGCACCAACCCCGAGGCCCTCTTCGCCGCCGGCTACGGCGCCTGCTTCACCGGCGCGATGGGTCTCGCCGGCAAGGAGCTCGGTGTCGAGACCAAGGGCGCGCAGGTGCGCACCCACGTCGGCTTCGGCCCCGAGGGCGAGAGCTACTCCATCATCGTCGACATCGAGGCGATCATCCCGGGCGTCGACCTCGCCAAGGGCCAGGAGCTGCTCGAGCGCACCCACCAGCTCTGCCCCTACAGCAAGGCCACCCGCGGCAACGTGCCCGTCACCGTCAAGGCCGTCGAGTCCTTCTGA
- a CDS encoding pseudouridine synthase, producing the protein MPPRSPLPLRHGLSAAWVRTPDAGPGDAHRTTMGAWLLERLGPGVDVDALLRQGRFVGEDGRVVEGGAPYRACTFVWFHRDLPDEVPVPGEVVVLHRDERLVVVDKPAFLSTIPRGRHVLQSVVVRMRDELGLPELSPLHRLDRVTSGVLVLATERRWRAPYQRLFETGAMTKTYLALAPLRDDLALPVWVRNHIAKTPFGVRAHVVPDAPVNAETLVELDSREGDLGLYRLTPRTGRTHQLRIHLWSLGIPIVDDPLYPVDRHVALDDFSAPLPLLASTLTFTDPVDGVARRFVSGLRLLLEAEPATGETWRLAR; encoded by the coding sequence GTGCCGCCCCGCTCACCCCTGCCGCTGCGCCACGGGCTGTCGGCGGCGTGGGTGCGCACCCCCGACGCCGGACCGGGTGATGCACATCGGACGACGATGGGGGCCTGGCTGCTCGAGCGCCTGGGGCCCGGGGTCGACGTCGACGCGCTGCTCAGGCAGGGGCGCTTCGTCGGTGAGGACGGGCGAGTGGTCGAGGGTGGGGCTCCGTACCGGGCGTGCACGTTCGTCTGGTTCCACCGCGACCTGCCGGACGAGGTGCCGGTGCCCGGCGAGGTGGTGGTGCTGCACCGCGACGAGCGACTGGTGGTCGTCGACAAGCCGGCCTTCCTGTCGACCATCCCGCGCGGGCGGCACGTGCTGCAGAGCGTGGTGGTGCGGATGCGCGACGAGCTCGGGCTGCCGGAGCTGTCACCGCTGCACCGACTCGACCGGGTGACGTCGGGGGTGCTCGTGCTGGCGACCGAGCGGCGGTGGCGGGCGCCGTATCAGCGGCTCTTCGAGACCGGCGCGATGACCAAGACCTACCTGGCGCTGGCTCCGCTCAGGGACGACCTCGCCCTGCCGGTGTGGGTGCGCAACCACATCGCCAAGACCCCGTTCGGGGTCCGGGCGCACGTGGTGCCGGATGCACCGGTCAACGCCGAGACGCTCGTCGAGCTCGATTCCCGGGAAGGTGATCTGGGCCTCTACCGCCTGACCCCGCGCACCGGCCGCACCCACCAGCTGCGAATCCATCTGTGGTCGTTGGGGATACCGATCGTGGACGATCCCCTCTACCCGGTCGACCGGCATGTCGCGCTCGACGACTTCAGCGCGCCGTTGCCGCTGCTGGCCAGCACGCTGACCTTCACCGACCCGGTGGACGGGGTGGCGCGCCGGTTCGTCAGTGGGTTGCGGCTGCTGCTCGAGGCAGAGCCCGCGACCGGGGAGACGTGGAGACTGGCCCGATGA
- a CDS encoding SRPBCC family protein, with product MRSRHVSQVFACPPQQVYDVASDPDLLPRWAAGLAAGEVGRDGDALVVDSPMGAVTVLFVPRNDLGVLDHDVTLPSGETVTNPMRVVAHPDGAEVVFTIRQLDLTDAELDRDAAVVAADLLRLMVLVESGGRTNRQ from the coding sequence ATGCGCAGCCGGCACGTCAGCCAGGTCTTCGCCTGCCCACCACAGCAGGTGTACGACGTCGCGTCCGACCCCGACCTGCTGCCGCGGTGGGCGGCTGGTCTGGCGGCCGGTGAGGTGGGTCGTGACGGCGACGCCCTGGTCGTCGACTCGCCGATGGGCGCGGTCACCGTCCTGTTCGTGCCCCGCAACGACCTCGGCGTGCTGGACCACGACGTCACCCTCCCGTCGGGTGAGACGGTGACCAACCCGATGCGGGTCGTCGCCCACCCCGACGGCGCCGAAGTGGTCTTCACCATCCGGCAGCTCGACCTGACGGACGCCGAGCTCGACCGTGATGCCGCAGTGGTGGCCGCTGACCTGCTCCGGCTGATGGTGCTCGTCGAGTCGGGCGGACGCACGAACAGGCAGTAG